Below is a window of Streptomyces sp. WMMB303 DNA.
GGAGCGCGGAATCGGTGCGGACGACATCCGTACCGCGCTGACAGCGGGGCTGGAACACGCCCGCTCCCCGCTCGGCGCGCTCCGCTGGCGGCTGGAGCACGCGCTCCCCGAACCGGCCCCGGCTGTCGCGGCAGGCCCGCCGGACCCGGGTTCGACGCCGCTCCCCCGCGTGTCCCGTATGCGGGAGTGCGCGGGCCCGCACGCCCAGCCGCTGCTGTTCGTCCCGGTCGGCGACGAGGAGCGGTGCCCCGCCTGCCGAACCGACGGAGCAGCGGCGGCGGCAGCGGCACCTTCGTCCGGATCGGGCCTGACGGCGTTCCGCGCCGCCCGCAGGGCACTCGCCGTACCGCCGACGAGCACCTGAAGGCGACCGGCCGCCTGACCGGACCTCACGTCTCGGGCCGTACGCACGTGTAGCCGCGTTCCTGGAGGACGGGGAGGTAGCGGTCGACGGCGGCGACGGTCTGCTGCCGGGGGCCGCCGCCGTCGTGCTGGAGGACGATGACGCCGGGGGCCGCGTCCCGGGTGACGGCGCGGACGATGTGCGCCACACCCGGCCGGGCCCAGTCCTGGGTGTCCACGGACCAGCCCATCGGCTCCATGCCCAGATCGGAGCAGACGCGCAGTGAGGGAGGGTGCCAGTCGCCGTAGGGGGCGCGGCACCAGCGGGGCGGGGCGCCCAGGACGCGGTCGATCAGGTCGCTGGTGCGGCCCAGTTCGTCGCGGACGTGGCCGGTGTCCAACCGGGTGAGCTGCTTGTGGTTCCAGGAGTGGTTGCCCACCACGTGGCCGTCGGCGGTGATGGCGTGCAGCAGGTCGGGGAAGGCGGCGGCGTTCTCGCCGACGACGAAGAAGGTGGCCTGCACCCCGTGCCGCCGCAGCACCTCCAGCAGTGCCGGGGTGTGGACGGGGTGCGGGCCGTCGTCGAACGTCAGCGCGATGACGCGCCGTCCCTGCCCGGCGGGCAGGAACATCTCGGCGTGGGTGCGGACGGGGGCGTGGGCCTTCGGTTCGCCCATCGAGGTCTCACCGGCGAGGGGACGGAGCCGGTAGCTGTCGTGCGCCGCGGGACTCGGCTGCGCGCCTGCACCGCCTCCGGCGGGCGGAGCCGGACCGCCGGGATCGGGAGCGGAGCCCTTCGGGGATCCGGCTCCCGCCTTCGCGTGCCCGCCTTCGGTGTCCTCGTGGGTGAGCACACCCGCACCGACGCCCGCGAGCGCCGCGGTCCCGACACCGACGCCGACGCAGAGCAGAGTCCTGCGCGAAACAATATGACTATCGGATCGCATGATATTTGGTTAGCAGCGTCGGACGCCGCCGCCCGGGAGCCGCGCGCGGCCGCCCCCGGAGTCCACGCGAACAGCGCACCGCTCCCGCGATACGGTCTCCGTCTTCCGCCCAGCGGAGCACTGCCGGACCGACGGTGCGGCCGTGCGGCCGTGCGGCCGGACCGGCGAAGTCAGGCCGGCGCCGGCCACTCCTCGTCGTCGTCCTGCGGCTCGTCCCGCACCCGCAGCGCGGCGATCCACAGCGGCAGCAGCCGGTGCACCACATAGGCGACCAGCCCGGTGGCGGCGAGCGGCCCCGCGAGGTCGGCCATCGACGTGCCCGCGACCCACAGGACGTAGAAGCCCAACAAGGCGGCCGTGAGCAGCCAGGAGTTGATCCGGTACGC
It encodes the following:
- a CDS encoding polysaccharide deacetylase family protein, coding for MRSDSHIVSRRTLLCVGVGVGTAALAGVGAGVLTHEDTEGGHAKAGAGSPKGSAPDPGGPAPPAGGGAGAQPSPAAHDSYRLRPLAGETSMGEPKAHAPVRTHAEMFLPAGQGRRVIALTFDDGPHPVHTPALLEVLRRHGVQATFFVVGENAAAFPDLLHAITADGHVVGNHSWNHKQLTRLDTGHVRDELGRTSDLIDRVLGAPPRWCRAPYGDWHPPSLRVCSDLGMEPMGWSVDTQDWARPGVAHIVRAVTRDAAPGVIVLQHDGGGPRQQTVAAVDRYLPVLQERGYTCVRPET